The Sulfitobacter sp. SK011 genome has a window encoding:
- a CDS encoding DUF3445 domain-containing protein, which translates to MMILQDTLPEAQRGAAELPGVGPCAADDWLRVDEVYAAQMAYRAELIADRPEAVLWCDPPAVEAACEVLSEALLLLPGLGFEVGEEQVTTPDGRRVALDWSAPLWTLGHLVQEDICVLQKHGEEHVLTGAVLCFPANWRLADKAGRPLVGIHDTVVEYDDNIARRVQRLFDGVRVGRPLWRFNRLSYAEPDLHQPRRIADDRPRVFQRSERQCILRLPKSDAVIFTIHTWVVRGA; encoded by the coding sequence ATGATGATTTTGCAAGATACGCTGCCGGAAGCGCAAAGAGGCGCGGCAGAGTTGCCCGGCGTTGGTCCCTGTGCGGCAGATGACTGGCTGCGGGTGGATGAGGTCTATGCTGCGCAGATGGCGTATCGGGCGGAGTTGATCGCCGATCGTCCTGAGGCGGTTTTGTGGTGTGATCCGCCTGCGGTGGAGGCAGCGTGCGAAGTGCTGTCAGAGGCGTTGTTGCTGTTGCCGGGGCTGGGGTTTGAGGTTGGCGAAGAGCAGGTGACGACCCCAGATGGACGGCGCGTCGCATTGGATTGGTCGGCACCGCTTTGGACGCTGGGGCATCTGGTGCAGGAAGATATTTGTGTCCTGCAAAAGCACGGCGAAGAACATGTGCTGACCGGTGCGGTGCTGTGTTTCCCGGCCAATTGGCGATTGGCGGACAAAGCCGGGCGGCCCTTGGTCGGTATTCACGACACGGTGGTTGAATATGACGACAACATCGCGCGGCGGGTCCAGCGGTTGTTTGATGGGGTGCGGGTGGGGCGGCCGCTGTGGCGGTTCAACAGATTATCCTATGCAGAGCCGGACCTGCATCAGCCACGTCGGATTGCCGATGATCGGCCACGGGTTTTTCAGCGCTCTGAACGGCAATGTATTTTGCGGTTGCCCAAGAGTGACGCGGTGATTTTCACCATTCACACCTGGGTGGTGCGGGGTGCCTAG
- a CDS encoding DUF2269 domain-containing protein, whose translation MIHDLLLFAHVIGAAVLLGTGAGIAFFMFSSQRSQNPALIAHVAGIVVVADWLFTATAAVAQPITGYFLAQAAGWPLTSGWLAWALLLYVFVGVFWLPVIWIQKQLRDLAQTAAAQGAPLPPRFHRLYRIWFACGFPAFAAVLAILWLMITKPTF comes from the coding sequence ATGATCCACGATCTGTTGCTCTTTGCCCATGTGATTGGTGCTGCCGTGTTGCTGGGCACCGGCGCGGGCATCGCGTTTTTCATGTTTTCAAGCCAGCGCAGCCAAAACCCGGCGTTGATTGCCCATGTCGCAGGGATTGTGGTGGTGGCCGATTGGCTCTTCACCGCAACCGCCGCTGTCGCCCAACCGATCACCGGGTATTTCCTTGCACAAGCTGCCGGATGGCCGCTGACCTCGGGTTGGTTGGCCTGGGCACTGCTGCTTTATGTCTTTGTCGGGGTCTTTTGGCTGCCTGTGATCTGGATACAGAAACAATTGCGTGATCTGGCCCAAACCGCTGCGGCCCAGGGCGCACCCCTGCCCCCGCGCTTTCATCGTCTCTATCGCATCTGGTTCGCCTGCGGTTTTCCCGCCTTTGCCGCGGTGCTGGCCATCCTCTGGCTGATGATCACCAAACCTACGTTCTAG